The following coding sequences are from one Rutidosis leptorrhynchoides isolate AG116_Rl617_1_P2 chromosome 11, CSIRO_AGI_Rlap_v1, whole genome shotgun sequence window:
- the LOC139876421 gene encoding UDP-glycosyltransferase 76H1-like produces MADHGGKLRRLVLVASPLQGHMTPMLQLATYLHSKGFSITIAHSQFRRPDPNNHPDFIFHPLPDNLPSNGLSAGFMPFMQALNDNCKPHLIEYLIKIMKEDKESTVMIIHDNLMFFAGSVAKELGLSFMMLRSSSAAFFPAAMIIPKLHQEGRFPVEDSLLQEIVPELDPFRFKDLPFIKRPIEQTLETLILITPKTPPSAFIWNTIEFLEQSVLTQIRDNYKVPIFAVGPLHKIIPTPSTSLLEADTSCISWLDKQEPKSVIYVSLGSLLNTDEKVSTEMAWGLANSNQPFIWVIRPGSVNGFKWFEFLPESLVTDMKKRGLIVKWAPQKEILAHNSVGGFWSHCGWNSTLESVSEGVPMLCQPWDVDQLLNARYLSYVWKIGVEIVVERREIEGAIRRVLVDNEGDEMRQRAIKIQEKVKGAISNGGCTHSSLNDLVDFIMSC; encoded by the exons ATGGCGGATCACGGCGGAAAACTACGGCGGTTAGTATTAGTAGCAAGTCCACTTCAAGGTCACATGACACCCATGCTTCAACTTGCCACATATCTTCATTCCAAAGGCTTCTCAATAACCATTGCTCACTCACAGTTTAGACGACCCGACCCGAATAACCACCCTGATTTCATATTCCACCCGTTGCCCGATAACTTACCATCCAACGGGTTGTCTGCTGGCTTCATGCCGTTCATGCAAGCTCTTAATGATAACTGCAAACCTCATCTTATTGAATATCTTATCAAGATCATGAAAGAAGATAAAGAATCAACGGTCATGATCATTCATGATAATCTTATGTTTTTTGCTGGATCGGTTGCAAAGGAGTTGGGTTTGTCGTTTATGATGTTGCGTAGTAGTAGTGCAGCTTTTTTTCCTGCTGCAATGATCataccaaagttgcatcaagaagGTCGATTTCCTGTTGAAG ATTCATTGCTGCAGGAAATAGTACCGGAACTTGATCCATTCAGATTCAAAGATCTACCCTTTATTAAGCGCCCAATTGAACAAACCCTTGAAACACTCATCCTGATCACCCCTAAAACACCACCTTCTGCCTTCATTTGGAACACGATCGAATTTCTCGAACAATCAGTCCTAACCCAGATTCGCGATAATTACAAAGTTCCAATCTTTGCAGTCGGCCCGTTACACAAAATAATCCCTACTCCTTCCACTAGCTTACTTGAAGCAGATACTAGTTGCATTTCATGGTTAGATAAACAAGAACCCAAATCAGTTATTTATGTAAGCTTAGGAAGCTTATTAAACACCGACGAAAAAGTATCAACGGAAATGGCATGGGGTCTAGCCAATAGCAACCAGCCATTCATATGGGTCATTCGACCAGGGTCCGTTAATGGTTTTAAATGGTTCGAGTTTCTACCAGAAAGTTTGGTGACAGACATGAAAAAACGAGGCTTGATCGTAAAATGGGCCCCGCAGAAGGAAATATTGGCTCATAATTCGGTTGGTGGATTTTGGAGTCATTGTGGTTGGAACTCGACTTTGGAAAGTGTTTCGGAAGGGGTCCCGATGTTGTGTCAACCATGGGACGTTGACCAGTTGTTGAACGCTAGGTATTTGAGCTATGTGTGGAAAATAGGTGTTGAAATTGTTGTTGAAAGACGCGAAATTGAGGGTGCGATTAGACGAGTTTTAGTGGATAATGAAGGGGATGAAATGAGACAGAGAGCTATTAAGATTCAGGAAAAGGTTAAAGGTGCTATCAGTAATGGTGGTTGTACACACAGTTCATTGAATGATTTGGTAGATTTCATTATGTCATGTTAA